From Pongo pygmaeus isolate AG05252 chromosome 1, NHGRI_mPonPyg2-v2.0_pri, whole genome shotgun sequence, one genomic window encodes:
- the LOC129006754 gene encoding small nuclear ribonucleoprotein G-like, protein MSKAHPPELKKFMDKKLSLKLNGGRHVQGILRGFDPFMNLVIDECVEMATSGQQNNIGMVVI, encoded by the coding sequence ATGAGCAAAGCTCACCCTCCCGAGTTGAAAAAATTTATGGACAAGAAGTTATCATTGAAATTAAATGGTGGCAGACATGTCCAAGGAATATTGCGGGGATTTGATCCCTTCATGAACCTTGTGATCGATGAATGTGTGGAGATGGCGACTAGTGGACAACAGAACAATATTGGAATGGTGGTAATATGA